One part of the Rutidosis leptorrhynchoides isolate AG116_Rl617_1_P2 chromosome 1, CSIRO_AGI_Rlap_v1, whole genome shotgun sequence genome encodes these proteins:
- the LOC139884756 gene encoding uncharacterized protein, with product MEKKSWVYTVIIQLALCFALYYAVNVGQPQTTSYHIGIQRQLNEIYFISVQGGFRPVKQQTHLLKQIEKVINSYKVEFVINIGELGEEDPFLQNATQYFHSVKTPWYTTIALKEDKPDYYFKQVNISSGRTLDIIALNTRKLQDSSSGIQELQLKRLSRILELSNSDWHIVAGFHPLFCNQSSEQMHTNNDVLHQMLLKHGADVYLSAQLCANGARVRGPYLTTVSPRTHLPKKMVNMFLLHRVSPLEITTYGVNFKGNIIHRSTVRQRGREVM from the exons ATGGAGAAAAAATCATGGGTGTATACTGTAATTATACAACTAGCTCTCTGTTTTGCTCTGTATTATGCAGTCAACGTGGGACAACCTCAAACAACATCGTACCACATTGGAATTCAACGTCAACTTAATGAGATTTACTTCATTTCTGTTCAAGGTGGATTCAGACCTGTTAAACAACAAACCCATCTTCTTAAACAG ATAGAGAAGGTGATAAATAGTTATAAGGTGGAATTTGTGATTAATATAGGTGAGCTTGGTGAAGAAGATCCATTTTTGCAAAAT GCAACACAGTATTTTCATTCAGTGAAAACTCCTTG GTACACGACGATAGCCTTAAAGGAGGATAAACCGGATTATTATTTTAAACAGGTCAACATTTCGAGCGGAAGAACATTGGATATCATAGCTCTAAATACTAGAAAATTACAG GATTCTTCAAGCGGCATTCAAGAGCTTCAATTAAAACGGTTGTCAAGAATACTTGAGTTGAGCAACAGCGACTG GCACATTGTAGCTGGATTTCATCCACTCTTCTGCAATCAAAGTTCGGAGCAAATGCATACAAATAATGATGTTTTGCATCAGATGTTACTGAAACATGGAGCG GATGTTTACTTAAGTGCGCAGTTATGTGCTAATGGAGCTCGTGTTAGAGGACCTTATTTGACGACTGTAAGTCCAAGAACACATCTTCCCAA AAAGATGGTAAATATGTTCCTTCTTCACAGAGTCAGCCCTCTCGAAATT ACAACTTATGGTGTTAATTTCAAAGGAAATATCATTCACAGATCTACAGTAAGGCAAAGAGGCAGAGAGGTTATGTAA